Below is a window of Gammaproteobacteria bacterium DNA.
CGGCAGCGCAGGCGGCCATCTCAATCCTGACGGACTTGGGGCCGCCTGTCTCTTGTATTAGCAAAACCAATGAGTGAAATAATCAGCACTATGGCGTGGTATTATCCAGCACTTGCTTTCGCAGTAATATTCATTCTTGTTTTCAGGAAACCTATAGCCGAGCTTATTTCTGGTATTAAGTCTATTGGTAAATCTGGAATAAAAATAACACCTAATCCGGACGCACAACGCGAAGAAAAAGAACGGCGCCAAGAAGCCGTACGAGAATTGGTGGCCGTTATTGGGGAATCCCCAGTTTTATCTGACATTGAGAACGCAATAAAATCTGATTTGGAGGGCAAAGGGCTTGCCATCAAAGGGGACTTAGAGGACACAGTCGAAGTTTTAATCAAATATCTCGCAGCATCAAAAGCTCTGACAGAGTTTGAGCGGATACATGCTGTTATTTTGGGTAGTCAGATACGCCTCCTTAAAGATTTAAACGAAATTAGGGGGCAAGGCAGAACAGAGGAGTACCTCCAAAAGTACTGGGAAGGTGTAAAGGCGGCATTTCCAGAGGTACTCGGCGCGTGGGATTTGAAAAAGTACCTGGGGCTTTTAGTGGATTCGGGTTTAATTATTATGCAGGACAAAATTTATCACATCACCCCTCTTGGAATTGAATTTCTTACATGGATGTCTAGATATGGAAGATCTGAAAATAAAGCATTATAAAATCTCTGGCAAAGCGGCGAGGCTACCTATGCTTGCGTTTTCCTTGCCTTGTTTAATTCTGAAAAATGCTTCACTAGACCTTCCTCGAAAAGTGTTTGCAAGTCAGCAATATCCAATCTACTTCCACCAACTGTCTTGTCATCTATCTCAACAACCACAAGACTAGGGCCACCCAAATTAAATAAACTCACTTGATGTACAAACTCGCTACGCAGTTTGTAAAGAAACTGTGCCATCTCTTTAATTGACCCCATAGGTCTACTTTTTTTATGTCCCTCTCTGCGCTTCTTAATTTTTATTGTGCCGAGTAATTTCTTTTGGCTGCCTTCCGGCAGACGCTCAAAGAAAGCAACACAGCGGCGAATTGATCCATAAACCCTCTTGTACTCATTGTAGAGTTCTAACAGTGTTTTTTTATCGCAAATCGGGAATAATTTTGACTCTTGATTCTTTTCACACAACCACTGGTAGAAGTCTTGGTTTTTCTCATCTGACAAAGATTCGATAAGCGCAAACAATGATACAAGCTTGAGAGAGTTGTTTATGGAAACTTCAATCCGATTGTAATTTTTGACTTTCACATGCCAATCTCCTTGCTTGACAAGGAACAGGTAAAAAGCCGCTGCATCCAAGAAATCATCCTGGATAGAGGAATCGAGAGAGTCATAGAATTTTTCAAACTCATCTCGATCGTTACAAAAACGGTCCTCTAATGCAGTGAACGCATAACGCTTAAATAGTTTTTCTTTTTCAGGGTGCATAGGTAAATGGGGAGTGCTTTGGAAGGTTGCTACTTGTCATTTCTATCTATCGTTGTCTGATTAATGAGTTGACTAGTCCCTGTTAAGTTTGATGGTTTCTATACTCGGCATTGCCCCATCTGGAGATGAAACATAGCCGGTTTGGCCTGCTTCAAATATTGCTCTCGTTGTCTGGACTAAAATAGTTTCTCGAACTTGGTAATCTTTTGACGATTCAACAAATGCCTGAAACGTAGCGAGACTGTTTTCTCTGTGCTTGTTCAGCGTGTAAAGATGCATATTTGCATTGTAGTTTTTCACCACTTGATAAAAAACCACAGAGGCGAAAGACAGAAACAATATTTTTGAAAGAAAAATTTGCCATGAGATTTCAGAGGCAATCTCACTTTGTCTCTCATCAACTAATCCATCAAAAATCCACCATATAATAAAGCCAATTATGCCCACCGAAACAATTGAAACAATTAACCATGTGCGGGCAGTTCGCCTGTTTTTTTGTGCTTGATCGCCAAAAACTCCTGCAAATCTGCTTACTCCAGCAACTGCGGCGGCTTCCTGTACTATGTTTAGAGTTTCATTAACTTCCTCTTTTTGCCTTCGGACTTCATCAATTACCTTTTGGCCTTGTTGCTCCAATTCTTTCATTTTTTCAGGCGACACTTCCCGTTCCAATGCTGCAAACTTCAAGCAAGGAAACAAAAGAGAATAAAATTCCGCATAACTACTGCGAATATTCCCCGCAAATATATCCCGCGTTCTACCTGGATTGCCGACTTTTGCCGGATTAAACTTTTGTATATTGCGAACATTATTTTGAAAAGCATCAAAAAAATTCTCAATATGATTATCCGGATAGAAGGGCAGTTGTTCAAAAATTTCAGGATTGTCTTTCAGTATTTTTATACTTTCTAAAATAGTGACAATGTGTTTCTGAACATCAGAAAAAGGGAAATCCGTACCCTTTCTCTCCAAACTATCAACTTCAATCTCTCCCAGTTGATTCAGGATTTCTTTAATTTTTTCTACATTCATTGTTCATTTTCCCTCATGTAGAGATTCCCGGCCACACTGACTCCGTTTCACTGTAACCGGTAAATTGCGCCTGTGAACGATAGCCATTTTACCACTAACCGCCATAAAACAACTTCCAGACACACCGCCCATGACAGACAAGCAATGAATTAGTAAAATAACCCATCCATGGATTCCAACGCCAACCAATTTATCCAGTTCGCGCTTGAGCGCGAGGCGCTGAAGTTCGGCTCGTTTGAGTTGAAATCGGGCAGAGTCAGCCCCTACTTTTTCAATGCCGGTGTCTTCAATGACAGCGAGGCGCTGTGGCAACTGGGGCGCTTCTACGCACAGGCGATTGTGCAGGCAGACATCAAGTTTGATGTTCTGTTTGGCCCTGCCTACAAAGGCATTCCGCTGGTGTGCACGACCGCGATTTGCCTGTTGCGCGAATTCAATATCAACAAGCCTTTTTCTTTCAACCGAAAGGAAGTGAAAAGTCACGGCGAGGGCGGCTGGTTTGTCGGCGCGCCATTGGAAGGCCGGGTTTTGATTGTGGATGATGTCATCAGTTCAGGCGCCACCGCGCGCGAAGTCATTCCGCTTATCAGGGAGATTAGCGCGCAGCCGGTTGGCCTTGTTATCTCTTTTGACCGACAGGAAAAGGGCGAAGGGGAAGCTTCGTCGGTGGACGAGATGGGGAAGGAGTTCGGGGTGCCGGTGATTAGTGTTGCCAATGTTACGCAACTGGCTGAGACGGTGGCAGGGGATGCAAGGTATTCGGGGTTTATTGAAGGGTTGCGGGAGTATCAGGGGCAGTATGGAGCTGTTGCTGGTACAAAATAACATCAATGCAATCAAAGCAACACCATAATTGAGGAACTTAACCATGACTGCGGAAGAACCCAAAAAGTTTGACCTTTCTTCAATGGACATAGCCGATGCAAAACGCAAGCGGCTTAAACAATTTGTGCCGGAAGCCTTTACTGAGATAAAAGATGATGAAGGAAAAATCATTGAGGCTTTGGATTTCGAGCGGCTGAAAAGTGTGCTCGGGGAATTTTCCGATGTTTCCGAGCAGCCAAAGGAACGCTTTGGTATGACATGGCCTGACAAAAATAAGTGCCAGAATATTATTTCGTCCCCATCTATAGCAACGCTCAAACCAGACCGGAGTGAATCTGTGAACTTTGATGAAACTGACAATCTTTTCATTGAAGGAGACAATCTTGAAGTCTTGAAACTGTTGCAAAAAAGTTACAACGGACAGGTCAAGATGATTTATATCGACCCCCCATATAATACTGGGAACGATTTCATTTACCCTGATGATTACTCTGAGAGTTTGGAAACGTATCTTCGATACACTGGCCAAATTGATGAAGAGGGGCGTAAATTCTCCACTAACAAGACTGACTCAGGTCGCTCTCATACCAAATGGTTAAACATGATGTACCCAAGGCTTTATACGGCCCAGAATCTTCTTTGTGAAGATGGCATCATTTTTGTTTCCATTGACGACAACGAGGTACACAACCTGCGGATGCTGATGAATGAGATTTTTGGGGAGGAGAATTTTGTTGGCCAGTTTGTTTGGCAAACGAAACGGCCTGCAAGAGGGGTGCCACCTACGACAATGCTAATGTCAAACCATGAATATATGATTTGTTACTCTAGAAATATAGAAAGGGTCAAATTCAGGGGAGAAGACAGAAAAGAGGAAGATTTTGCCAACCCTGACAATGATCCTCGTGGCTTGTGGCGTTCAGAAAGCATGAGATCAACTGGTGCAAAAAGAAATCAATTTACAATCACCGATCCAAAGACCAAAAGGCAGTTTTCTGGTTATTGGGCGTTTTCCCAAAAGCGAGTGGAACAGATGATTGAGGATAATCTGGTCATTTTCCCCACGAAAAATGATGGTGTCCCTCGGCAAAAGAAATTCATTGACTCTTATAAAAATCCCAGGAAAGCCATTGTTACATCGCTTGGTTGGTTTTCTACGGAAAAGGCAACAAGGCAATTCATGGCCATGTTTGATAATGATAAAGTCTTTGACTTTCCTAAGCCGTTGGACGTTATAAAATTTATCGTCAGACAAACTGTAATGGAAGACGACATTGTCCTCGACTACTTCGCCGGCTCCTGCACTACAGCTCACGCTGTGCTTGACCTGAATAAAGACGGGATTAACCGTAAATTCATTTGCGTGCAGATGCCGGAACAGTGCGATGAGAAAAGCGAGGCGCGCAAAGCCGGCTACCAAACCATCGCCGACATTGGCAAGGAGCGTCTTCGCCGTGTTATCAGTAAAATAATAGAATCTAACGAGAGAAAGAACCAGAACACGATTGGCTTCAAGGTATTCAAATTAGACCAATCAAACTTCAAAGTGTGGGATAACACACCAGAGGACAGCGAGGAAGCAGTTAAAGAGCAGCTCAGGCTCCATGTTGACCATATCAATCCAGATGCCACTCAAGAGGATATCCTCTACGAGTTGCTTCTTAAGGCCGGGTTTCCACTGACAACAAATATTGAAAAGAAAGAAATGGCCGGGAAAACAGTTTTTTCAATAGAAGATGGCGTTTTGCTAATCTGTCTCGAAGAGGCGCTCACATCCGAAGTTATTCGGGCAATGGCCGAGGCTAATCCAATGCAGGTAATCTGCCTAGACACGAGCTTTGCGGGTAATGACCAACTCAAAACCAATGCTGTGCAAACATTCAAGTCCCGCACTACCGGTGATGAAACTCACCAACAAATCGTCTTTCGTACAGTTTAATCAAGGAGTCTGGACAGAATGAAACTTCGATTCGACGCCGACCTGGAACACCAGCGCGAGGCTATCGCGGCGATAGCAGGAGTCTTTGAGGGACAAGAAACCCCACAAAGCACCTACTCACAGGTCAGCCAAAGCCTGGGCAATGCGCTGTTTGCCGGCGTCGAGCACAGCGAATTGGGAGTCGCCAATGCTTTGAACATTGACGATAGCCGGATTCTGCAGAATGTACAGAGGATTCAAGAACAAAACGACATTGCAAGATCCTCTGCCTTGGTTGACGGCCACGACAGTGATTACAAGTTTCCGAATTTCACTGTGGAAATGGAAACCGGAACCGGGAAAACCTATGTTTATCTGCGGTCAATATTCGATCTTAACCGGCGATATGGATTCAAAAAGTTTATCGTGGTTGTGCCCAGCGTGGCAATTCGGGAAGGCGTGCTCAAAAGTCTTGAGATTACAAGGGAGCATTTCTCCGCGATATATAACAAAGTGCCCTATGACTACTTCGTTTATGATTCAAAAAAATTGGGCAAGGTTCGTCAATTTGCCACAGACAACATCATTAAGATTATGGTTATCAACATTGATGCAATTCGCGGGGACAAAAACACCCGCATCTTTGGCCAGGAACGTGAAGAGCTGGCAGGCCACAAGCCATCAGAGTATGTTTCGGCAACGCGCCCAATCCTGATAATTGATGAGCCACAAAGCGTTGACAACACTCCAATATCGCAAAAGGCAATCGAGACATTGAATCCGCTTTTTGCTTTTCGTTACTCTGCGACGCACAAGAATTTTTACAATCTGCTCTATAAACTCGACCCGGTGAGAGCCTACGATATGCGCTTGGTCAAACGAATAGAAATCAACTCTGTGCAAAGCGAAGAAAACTTTAACATGCCATATATCAGGCTTGACGCAGTTGATTATGATGAGGGGACAAAAACGCCTCATGCCAAGGTGACAATCCATGTAGATGGCCCCAACGGCTCCAAGAGCAAAAAGACCAAGATTAAGTACCGCGAGAATCTTTCGTCAAAATCAAATCGCTCTGATTACGCCGAAGGATTTATCGTCAAAAGTATTTCGGCAAAGCCGGGGCTTGAGCATATTGAATTTTCCAACAGCACAATAATCAAACTTGGTGAAGAACTTGGCGGCATGAGCGAAGAAGTTATCAAGGCGCAAATCCGGGATACTATTGAGCTTCATCTGGAGCGGGAGGAACTCTTCAAGAAAGAAGGTATCAAGGTGCTAAGCTTGTTCTTTATCGACAAAGTCTCCAATTACCGCACTTACGATAGCGGCATCCCTCAGAAAGGACGTTTCGCCGAATGGTTTGAGGAAATCTACACAGAATTGTCCAATGACCAATCTGCCGAAAAAGTGCATAACGGCTACTTTTCCCAAGACTCTAAAGGCCGTTCAAGAGACACCAGCGGGACCACGAAAACTGACGAGGACACCTATAACCTGATTATGAGAGATAAAGAACGCTTATTGGATGTGAGAGAACCATTGCGCTTCATATTCAGTCACTCGGCACTCAAGGAAGGCTGGGACAATCCGAATGTCTTTCAGATTTGCACACTCCGGAACATCGGAAAAGACACAGAACGCCGCCAAACGATTGGCCGCGGGCTTCGCCTGCCTGTAAATCAGGAAGGTGAACGCATCTTTGATGACAACATCAATCGCCTGACAGTTATTGCAAATGAAAGTTTTGAGGATTATGCCAAGGCTCTGCAAGCAGACATTGAGCATGATACAGGCATCCAGTTTGGCTACATAAAACCGGAAGCCTTCTCCAAGCTGATTTCTCCCGTCACTAATGAAGCCATTGGGCAGGAAAGGTCCAAGGACATTTGGGAAGAACTGGAAAAGCAGGGTTACATCAATGCAGAGGGAAAAATCCAGGACAAATTTGCGCCGGATTCACCGGAGTTTGTCCTGGATGTCGCAGATGAGTTCAAGACGATACGGCCAGCTGTCATTGACGAGATGAAGCACTATGTTTTCGAGAGCCGCATTGAAAACGCTCGCAAAAAAAAGCGAGTGAAGTATCGCAAGGAGGTCAAGACAAACCCCGACTTCATAGAGCTTTGGAAGCGCATCAGCAAAAAGACTTATTACTCGGTCAAATACAAGACGGATGAACTGATTAATGAGGCGGTCGAGGAAATCCGGGGCATGGCCGAGATTGAGGCAGTGCAAATCACACGGAAGATAACCGAAGCAAATATCACACGAGCAGGAGTCAAAGAAGAAAAAGTGCTGGATGAAACCACACGGGATGCCGACGCAAAAAAACAAATCCCCGATATTATGGCTTTCCTTCAGCGTGAGACTGAATTGACGCGGGGCACACTTCATAAAATCCTGCTGCACTCCGACCGGCTGAAAGACTTCTTGCGCAACCCGCAAGCTTTCATGACAGAAGTAGCCAAACGACTGAACGGGGTTCTTCACGGTATCGTCATTGATGGCATCAAGTACGAAAAAATCGGCGACCAGGCTTTTGAAATGCGACTCTTCGAGGAAGAAGATGAAAAGCATTTGGGAACTTACCTGGACCGGCTTTACAAGGTGCAAAATCAAGATCGGACAACGCATGACTACATTGTTTATGAGTCCAAAGTGGAAAAGGAATTCGCCGAGAAACTTGACAGCATGGATAGCATTCGCTTTTTCGTGAAGTTGCCGTCATGGTTCGTAGTGCCCACGCCTGTCGGAAACTACAATCCCGACTGGGCTATCGTTGCCAAAAAAGATGCCAAGGTGTATCTAGTTCGGGAGACCAAGGGCACTTTAGAGGAAGAGAAGCGCCGGCTGATAGAGAATCAGAAAATTAAATGCGGTGCACGCCACTTTGAAGCCATAGATGTTGACTTCGCGGTCTGCACAAACGTACGGGAAGCCTTTAAGAATGTGTTATAATGCATAATGCAACCTCAACCAGAAACACCGCACTGCCACCCCGAGATACCAAACTGGAGGAAAAAATGAAATTGGTTAATGTCCAAGTTGAGCACTTCCGGAACATTCTGGACTCAACCGAGGTTAAAATCCAGGATGATGTCACATGCTTAGTTGGCAAAAACGAGTCTGGCAAAACTGCGTTTTTAGAGGCGCTTCGACGCCTAAATGCTGGCCAACACACTTTGGGCTTCAACGCAAGCCAGCACTACCCCGCTTGGCTTGAAAAGAGGCACCGGAAGGAAGGGCGGAATATAGAGAATGCCAAGGCTGTCACAGCATCGTTTTCTCTCCAAGAAACTGACCAAAAAGCACTTGCTTCGCGGTTAGGTGAGGGCGTTTTCAAGTCAGCCGAAGTTCAAGTTAGCCGCACCTACGCGGGAACGTGGCTTTATGCGTATAAGGCAGATGAAAATCTGGCAGTTTCAAATCTGATTAGAGAAGTTGATTTGCCACAGGGCATTGCAGACAACATGAACAACTGTGAATCATTTGATCTGTTGAAAGAAGAAATTGAGAAACTAAAGGGTAACGGCGATGAACAGACGAATGTCGCTTGCGAAAAACTCAATCAAGAAATTGGCAATTATTTTGGGAGCGTTGACAACTTTGGGAAATTAGTTAGAGGAGAGATATACAAACTCCTCCCAAAATTCTTTTACTTCGCTGAGTACAGTAAGTTACCGGGTATTGTGAAAATCCGAGAGCTGCTTGAAACCGATGACTCAGAAATTAATGACGGTCAACGGACAGCAAAAGCACTGCTAATGCAGGCTGGTGCCGAAGATGATTACCTCTTGGCCTCTGACTATGAAACGCGTAAGCGAGAACTGGAGAATGTGGCTAACGCCATTACCCATGAGGTTATGGAATACTGGACCACGAACTCAAATCTTCAGGTTGAAATCGACATTTCAGCAACCACTGTGGATAGCGGGGAAGGCCGGAAGGCCGTATTAGACAAGTTGCATATTCGGATGCGAGACAACCAGCACATGCTGTCTCTCCCCTTTCAAGAACGTTCATCGGGCTTCCAATGGTTCTTTTCCTTTTTGGCGGCATTCTCGGAATACGAATATAGCAAAAAACCAGTCATCATTTTGCTGGATGAACCAGGTGTCGGGTTACATGCTCGCGCACAAGCTGATTTTCTGCGATTTATTGATGAACGTTTGGCTAAAAATTGTCAAGTCATCTATACGACACACTCTCCATTTATGATTCAACCAGGCAAGTTAGAGCGAGCGCGTGTAGTCGAAGACCGGGGGCCTGACACAGGCTCCGTAATTTCTGATAACGTTTTCACCACCGATTCAGACTCACTTTTCCCTCTGCAAGGTGCATTGGGCTACGATTTGGCTCAGCACCTGTTTATTGGGCCTGACAATCTTGTGGTTGAAGGCCCATCGGACTACATCTATTTGTCAGTGCTGTCAGCACATCTCATAGAAAATGGCAAAGAGGGCTTGGATGAGCGATGGACTATTACTCCTGTCGGTGGTGCTGACCTCGTCCCTACCTTTGTGGCGCTGCTCGGACGGAAAAATCTGAATTTCTCGGTTTTCGTTGATTCGCGCAAAGAGGGTCATCAAAAACTTCAGTCACTTGCCGACCAAAAATTTCTGGCAGAAACACGTATCATCACTGTAGGACAAATCCTCGAGCGCCAGTCGGGTGACATTGAGGATTTGTTCTCGCCAGAAGATTATCTGAAAATGTATAACGCAGCGTTTAACAAGTCATATCAAGCTTCAGACCTTACCGGCAATGATCCTTTTGTAAAACGGATTGCCCGCAAGGAAAACATAGGGCGATTTGACCATGGAAGACCAGCCGAGATACTGATGCGAAAACGTGATGAAATACTGCCATCTCTTTCAGAAGAGACCCTCCAGAACTTTGAAAAGTTGTTCTCATGCATCAATTCAACACTCCCAAATAGAGGATGAAATCTATAGTGATTCTGACATTCCAGTTACTCTGAAAATCAGTGTGCCGCCGGTAGAAACTGAAATAGATTGCCTTGTCTATGCACTGTATGGCCTGACTTCCGAAGAAATTCCGGCAGCAGAGGGGTTGCAATCGTAGATAATTTTGACAATATACCCCTGAGTACCCCCACCCACCACCTCACATGGAGCATGAGGCCATGAACAATCTGAGACTCAGAGTTGAGTTAAATAAAGGAGGCGTCGGCATTCCTTTGGATCAGCTTGGGAACATCGTCAAGAAGACTCAGCAATTCTTGACCGCAGCCGGTGAAGACATCGGATTCGAGGGCGACCCCGGCGACTGGGTTGCACACAACTTCGAGGACGGTTCTGTCGTGTTTGACTGCTCCCGATTAGATGAACAGACTCAAGATATTATGGATTACGGCTACCAGGTTCTCAGAAACGTTATGGAGAATGACCTTTCTGACCCAGAGCTGAATTTGCGGATTAGTGACGCCACCCGTATTCGTTACGCAAGAATCTCGGAAGCGATTGCCCCGAATGAAACTGTCTCGCTTGGTCTTTATCGAGGCGAAAAAGATGTGCCCTCCAAGCAGTTTGAGTTAACCAAAGAGTCGGCCACCAAAATAATGGAAATGGTGCCGCAAATTGCCAATTACTATGGAGAGATTCAAGGAATTGTTCATGCTTTCTACAAAGAAAGCAAACGCCCCAAGCTGGCTGTCCGGGAGAAATCCACCAATGTCTTAGTCGATTGCTTCTTTAAGCCAGACCTGTATCAGGACGTGATTAAAATGTTGCGCGAACCAAGCGCAGTAATCTTTGTTGAAGGCGAGGTCGCTGAGGATAGAGAAAGTGGCCTGATTAAATCCATTGAAGTTTCTAAATTTCACATTGCGCCGGATTTCGATGAAGCGCTGTTTGAACAATTCATTGGTAGCCAACCAGATTACACCGGCAAGTTGACGACAGAGGAGTTTATAGAAATGGTGCGCAGCGATGACTGACTTGAATAAAGTCTATATAGACGCCTGCCTGTTTATCAACCTGGCTAAACACGAATTAGTGATGGCATCTAAAGATGTAAATGAACGCAACGCCTGGCTCACAAAACGGTTCATCAAAGCAGCCAAAGACAAAAATATTCAAGTTCTCACATCGTCGCTCTCAATCGCCGAATGCACCCACATCAAAGGCAAAGGTAGTCCATCAGATGACGCCAGGCAATTTTTTGATGGTTTGCTCGCTTCCGGCAGAAGTGGGGTTGACCTGGTACAACCGACACTTACCATCATAAGGAAAGCCCGTGATCTTCGCTGGATTCACGGCATCCCCCTGAAAGGCGCCCTTGATGCAATTCATGTTGCATCAGCATTAGACAGGGAATGTGGTGAGCTTCTTACCACAGACAAGAA
It encodes the following:
- the pyrE gene encoding orotate phosphoribosyltransferase — its product is MDSNANQFIQFALEREALKFGSFELKSGRVSPYFFNAGVFNDSEALWQLGRFYAQAIVQADIKFDVLFGPAYKGIPLVCTTAICLLREFNINKPFSFNRKEVKSHGEGGWFVGAPLEGRVLIVDDVISSGATAREVIPLIREISAQPVGLVISFDRQEKGEGEASSVDEMGKEFGVPVISVANVTQLAETVAGDARYSGFIEGLREYQGQYGAVAGTK
- a CDS encoding site-specific DNA-methyltransferase, with protein sequence MTAEEPKKFDLSSMDIADAKRKRLKQFVPEAFTEIKDDEGKIIEALDFERLKSVLGEFSDVSEQPKERFGMTWPDKNKCQNIISSPSIATLKPDRSESVNFDETDNLFIEGDNLEVLKLLQKSYNGQVKMIYIDPPYNTGNDFIYPDDYSESLETYLRYTGQIDEEGRKFSTNKTDSGRSHTKWLNMMYPRLYTAQNLLCEDGIIFVSIDDNEVHNLRMLMNEIFGEENFVGQFVWQTKRPARGVPPTTMLMSNHEYMICYSRNIERVKFRGEDRKEEDFANPDNDPRGLWRSESMRSTGAKRNQFTITDPKTKRQFSGYWAFSQKRVEQMIEDNLVIFPTKNDGVPRQKKFIDSYKNPRKAIVTSLGWFSTEKATRQFMAMFDNDKVFDFPKPLDVIKFIVRQTVMEDDIVLDYFAGSCTTAHAVLDLNKDGINRKFICVQMPEQCDEKSEARKAGYQTIADIGKERLRRVISKIIESNERKNQNTIGFKVFKLDQSNFKVWDNTPEDSEEAVKEQLRLHVDHINPDATQEDILYELLLKAGFPLTTNIEKKEMAGKTVFSIEDGVLLICLEEALTSEVIRAMAEANPMQVICLDTSFAGNDQLKTNAVQTFKSRTTGDETHQQIVFRTV
- a CDS encoding DEAD/DEAH box helicase family protein is translated as MKLRFDADLEHQREAIAAIAGVFEGQETPQSTYSQVSQSLGNALFAGVEHSELGVANALNIDDSRILQNVQRIQEQNDIARSSALVDGHDSDYKFPNFTVEMETGTGKTYVYLRSIFDLNRRYGFKKFIVVVPSVAIREGVLKSLEITREHFSAIYNKVPYDYFVYDSKKLGKVRQFATDNIIKIMVINIDAIRGDKNTRIFGQEREELAGHKPSEYVSATRPILIIDEPQSVDNTPISQKAIETLNPLFAFRYSATHKNFYNLLYKLDPVRAYDMRLVKRIEINSVQSEENFNMPYIRLDAVDYDEGTKTPHAKVTIHVDGPNGSKSKKTKIKYRENLSSKSNRSDYAEGFIVKSISAKPGLEHIEFSNSTIIKLGEELGGMSEEVIKAQIRDTIELHLEREELFKKEGIKVLSLFFIDKVSNYRTYDSGIPQKGRFAEWFEEIYTELSNDQSAEKVHNGYFSQDSKGRSRDTSGTTKTDEDTYNLIMRDKERLLDVREPLRFIFSHSALKEGWDNPNVFQICTLRNIGKDTERRQTIGRGLRLPVNQEGERIFDDNINRLTVIANESFEDYAKALQADIEHDTGIQFGYIKPEAFSKLISPVTNEAIGQERSKDIWEELEKQGYINAEGKIQDKFAPDSPEFVLDVADEFKTIRPAVIDEMKHYVFESRIENARKKKRVKYRKEVKTNPDFIELWKRISKKTYYSVKYKTDELINEAVEEIRGMAEIEAVQITRKITEANITRAGVKEEKVLDETTRDADAKKQIPDIMAFLQRETELTRGTLHKILLHSDRLKDFLRNPQAFMTEVAKRLNGVLHGIVIDGIKYEKIGDQAFEMRLFEEEDEKHLGTYLDRLYKVQNQDRTTHDYIVYESKVEKEFAEKLDSMDSIRFFVKLPSWFVVPTPVGNYNPDWAIVAKKDAKVYLVRETKGTLEEEKRRLIENQKIKCGARHFEAIDVDFAVCTNVREAFKNVL
- a CDS encoding AAA family ATPase; this translates as MKLVNVQVEHFRNILDSTEVKIQDDVTCLVGKNESGKTAFLEALRRLNAGQHTLGFNASQHYPAWLEKRHRKEGRNIENAKAVTASFSLQETDQKALASRLGEGVFKSAEVQVSRTYAGTWLYAYKADENLAVSNLIREVDLPQGIADNMNNCESFDLLKEEIEKLKGNGDEQTNVACEKLNQEIGNYFGSVDNFGKLVRGEIYKLLPKFFYFAEYSKLPGIVKIRELLETDDSEINDGQRTAKALLMQAGAEDDYLLASDYETRKRELENVANAITHEVMEYWTTNSNLQVEIDISATTVDSGEGRKAVLDKLHIRMRDNQHMLSLPFQERSSGFQWFFSFLAAFSEYEYSKKPVIILLDEPGVGLHARAQADFLRFIDERLAKNCQVIYTTHSPFMIQPGKLERARVVEDRGPDTGSVISDNVFTTDSDSLFPLQGALGYDLAQHLFIGPDNLVVEGPSDYIYLSVLSAHLIENGKEGLDERWTITPVGGADLVPTFVALLGRKNLNFSVFVDSRKEGHQKLQSLADQKFLAETRIITVGQILERQSGDIEDLFSPEDYLKMYNAAFNKSYQASDLTGNDPFVKRIARKENIGRFDHGRPAEILMRKRDEILPSLSEETLQNFEKLFSCINSTLPNRG
- a CDS encoding PIN domain-containing protein — its product is MTDLNKVYIDACLFINLAKHELVMASKDVNERNAWLTKRFIKAAKDKNIQVLTSSLSIAECTHIKGKGSPSDDARQFFDGLLASGRSGVDLVQPTLTIIRKARDLRWIHGIPLKGALDAIHVASALDRECGELLTTDKKILNKNSKLHKLGLKICEPEETTLLPDKYRQEDLDF